A genomic segment from Bacillus mesophilus encodes:
- a CDS encoding class F sortase has product MLRLLFLLSLLLLAGCTQEQIPITKENASQIHASNPSGIEVNSKKLIESKTDQATSQPSTFGTSKEPIIRDQEVGVIPTSLSIPAIEVHAKVMNVGLLENGQMGVPTDYMEVGWFEPGTKPGDRGNAVLAGHVDSKTGPAIFFHLEKLQVGDEVIVTGEQGENLTFIVRDKKIFPKDNAPVFEIFGYTSRRMLNLITCTGTFDRKQGGHIDRLVIYTELKEDNQ; this is encoded by the coding sequence ATGTTACGGTTACTCTTCCTTTTATCCCTCCTATTATTAGCGGGTTGTACCCAAGAACAAATTCCCATTACTAAAGAGAATGCTAGTCAAATACATGCTTCGAATCCCAGTGGTATAGAAGTAAATAGTAAGAAATTAATAGAAAGCAAGACTGATCAAGCAACAAGTCAACCATCTACTTTTGGTACAAGTAAAGAACCAATCATCCGTGATCAAGAGGTGGGTGTCATTCCTACTTCTCTTTCCATCCCGGCGATCGAGGTTCATGCAAAGGTGATGAACGTAGGTTTATTAGAAAATGGCCAAATGGGAGTACCTACAGATTATATGGAAGTTGGATGGTTCGAGCCAGGTACAAAGCCAGGTGACCGAGGAAATGCAGTATTGGCCGGACACGTTGACAGCAAAACAGGGCCAGCTATATTCTTTCACTTAGAAAAGTTACAAGTAGGTGATGAAGTCATCGTAACAGGAGAACAAGGGGAGAATTTAACATTTATTGTTAGAGACAAAAAGATATTCCCTAAGGACAATGCTCCCGTATTCGAAATTTTTGGGTACACGTCTAGAAGGATGTTAAACCTTATTACATGTACAGGAACATTTGATCGAAAACAAGGTGGACATATCGATCGGTTAGTCATTTATACAGAGCTTAAGGAAGATAATCAATAA
- a CDS encoding diguanylate cyclase domain-containing protein, whose translation MLTAKGGREPLSIPNLLEDPKTKEMELTKIFKSYLGAPILGNNGSVIGTLCAIDSEPYMFSDDQIELLQDLAHYLSDIMMIDQHIQQKDRTEQLLQLQNNLLVKIATGWPYKDMINEFCVTVEHLMNGYFCSVLEYKEETNQLTLIAAPSLSIEYQQGIQLVDVGPNEGSCGTAAYYKKRVIVEDIETSPFWENHRNLALNENLRSCWSVPILSSKKELLGTFAIYSQQSKAPTQEELDIFHQFSSLVGIALEKEKTEKRIHFLAFHDELTQVANRISFREKANEHIKNALRQQSKLFLMIIDLDEFKEINDQYGHQSGDEVIKETAKRMVSNVAHRGLVARLGGDEFSIVLPGLSYKETKELATSLTHILGQPIEVQGKQLQITASIGISQIGVNGCTLYELQKYADTAMYRAKRAGKNQYCF comes from the coding sequence ATGCTTACAGCAAAAGGTGGTCGTGAACCACTATCCATACCCAACCTATTAGAAGACCCTAAAACAAAAGAAATGGAACTAACAAAGATTTTTAAAAGCTATCTGGGAGCACCAATCCTAGGAAATAATGGCAGTGTAATAGGTACATTATGTGCGATTGATTCAGAACCCTATATGTTTTCTGACGATCAAATCGAATTACTCCAGGATTTAGCTCATTATCTTTCAGACATCATGATGATTGATCAGCATATTCAACAGAAAGACCGGACCGAGCAGCTCTTACAGCTACAGAACAACCTATTAGTGAAGATTGCAACTGGCTGGCCTTATAAAGACATGATCAATGAGTTCTGTGTAACTGTGGAACATCTCATGAATGGTTATTTTTGTAGTGTCCTTGAATACAAGGAAGAAACCAATCAGTTAACTTTAATAGCTGCCCCTAGCCTTTCTATAGAATATCAGCAAGGGATCCAACTAGTGGACGTAGGACCAAATGAGGGATCATGTGGTACAGCAGCCTATTACAAAAAACGCGTGATTGTGGAAGATATTGAAACGAGTCCTTTTTGGGAAAATCACAGAAATCTCGCGCTTAATGAAAACCTTCGTTCCTGTTGGTCGGTGCCAATCCTCTCCTCTAAAAAAGAACTATTGGGTACATTTGCAATCTATAGTCAACAGTCTAAGGCGCCTACTCAAGAGGAGTTGGATATTTTTCATCAATTTTCTTCCTTAGTCGGAATTGCATTAGAGAAAGAAAAGACAGAGAAACGTATTCATTTTTTAGCCTTTCACGATGAGCTGACACAAGTGGCGAACCGTATATCGTTTCGTGAAAAAGCCAATGAACATATTAAGAATGCCTTAAGACAACAGTCTAAACTCTTTTTGATGATTATTGATTTAGACGAATTTAAAGAAATTAATGATCAGTATGGACATCAGAGTGGTGATGAAGTGATTAAAGAAACGGCAAAGCGAATGGTTTCAAACGTTGCACATCGAGGATTGGTTGCACGTTTAGGTGGAGATGAATTTTCCATAGTATTACCAGGTTTAAGTTATAAAGAAACAAAAGAGCTTGCAACAAGCCTAACCCATATATTAGGACAACCTATTGAAGTCCAAGGCAAGCAACTACAAATAACTGCTTCCATTGGGATTTCCCAAATAGGTGTTAATGGTTGTACCTTGTACGAATTACAAAAATATGCAGATACAGCCATGTATAGGGCAAAGCGGGCAGGTAAAAATCAATATTGCTTTTAA